In Flavobacterium endoglycinae, one DNA window encodes the following:
- a CDS encoding MFS transporter: protein MKTDNTKPWFWIPLLNFASGLPYAVIISVSVLMYKNLGISNEDIGLYTSLLYLPWVIKPLWSPFIELTGTKRKWFLSMQLLISIAFLLVGFTIPTNGFFMMTLAIFWVAAFASASNDIASDGFYLLVLPKEQQSFFLGIRSTFYRLSMLAGNGLIVLFAGYLEHKYSDNTKAWSYTMICVGLLMTFITIYNFIFTPKNEINPAENSEHHHQNFGTIFISFFKKKQIAVVLIFILVFRLGESQLLKMLTPFLIDPIKYELVEKSSDLDENKALELYNTKVKAGIKLENSELELLYSKLPVVVETRKGKKPIAETKPKANEEYKKVNEARVSFIDGLISKNGNQKTVQVGGMGLDTEDVGLIYGTLGLIALTIGGILGGIAISKQGLTKWMFPMFLAMHLPILGFILLAFFHPSFIYYIYAVVILEQFGYGFGFTGFMMYLIHVAEGESKTAHYALATGFMALGMMLPGMLSGFIQKYLGYQNFFIWVFIATIPGLILSRFLIFPKDFGKKSEEV, encoded by the coding sequence ATGAAAACAGATAATACTAAACCGTGGTTTTGGATTCCGCTTCTTAATTTTGCCTCAGGATTACCATATGCCGTAATAATTTCGGTTTCGGTATTGATGTACAAAAATCTCGGAATCAGCAACGAAGACATTGGTCTTTATACCAGTTTATTATATCTGCCTTGGGTTATTAAACCGCTTTGGAGTCCGTTTATTGAACTCACAGGAACCAAAAGAAAATGGTTTTTATCGATGCAGCTGTTAATTTCAATTGCATTTCTTCTAGTTGGTTTTACGATTCCAACAAACGGATTTTTCATGATGACTTTGGCAATTTTCTGGGTTGCCGCTTTTGCTTCGGCTTCAAATGATATTGCGAGCGATGGTTTTTATTTATTGGTTTTACCAAAAGAACAGCAGTCTTTTTTCCTCGGAATCAGAAGTACTTTTTACAGATTATCCATGCTGGCAGGAAACGGATTAATCGTCCTTTTTGCTGGATATCTAGAACATAAATACAGTGACAATACAAAAGCATGGTCATACACCATGATTTGTGTGGGCTTGCTAATGACTTTTATTACGATTTACAATTTTATTTTTACACCTAAAAACGAAATTAATCCAGCTGAAAATAGCGAACACCATCATCAAAACTTTGGAACTATTTTCATTAGCTTTTTTAAGAAAAAACAAATCGCTGTTGTTTTAATTTTTATTCTGGTTTTTAGATTAGGAGAATCACAGTTATTAAAAATGCTGACGCCATTTTTGATTGATCCTATTAAATATGAATTAGTAGAAAAAAGCTCAGATTTAGATGAAAATAAGGCTTTAGAATTATATAATACTAAAGTAAAAGCAGGTATAAAACTTGAAAATTCAGAATTAGAACTATTATATTCAAAACTACCAGTAGTGGTTGAAACTAGAAAAGGTAAAAAACCTATAGCAGAAACTAAACCTAAAGCGAATGAAGAATATAAAAAAGTAAATGAAGCAAGAGTTAGTTTTATTGATGGATTGATTTCTAAAAATGGAAATCAAAAAACCGTTCAAGTAGGCGGAATGGGTCTTGACACTGAAGACGTTGGTTTGATATATGGAACTTTGGGATTAATTGCTTTAACGATTGGAGGAATTTTGGGCGGAATCGCAATCTCAAAACAAGGACTTACTAAATGGATGTTTCCAATGTTTCTGGCTATGCACCTTCCAATTTTAGGTTTTATTTTATTGGCTTTCTTTCATCCTTCATTCATTTATTACATTTATGCCGTTGTAATTTTAGAACAATTTGGCTATGGTTTTGGCTTTACGGGCTTTATGATGTATTTAATTCATGTTGCCGAAGGAGAATCAAAAACAGCACATTATGCACTAGCAACTGGATTTATGGCATTAGGAATGATGCTTCCAGGAATGTTAAGCGGTTTTATACAAAAATATTTAGGCTATCAAAACTTCTTTATTTGGGTTTTTATTGCCACAATTCCAGGTCTAATTTTATCTCGTTTTTTAATTTTCCCGAAAGATTTTGGGAAAAAATCTGAAGAAGTTTAA
- a CDS encoding tetratricopeptide repeat protein has translation MEINENLQAERNLKGAEFEKTGDFEKAIALYEENVTEGFKGNHPYDRLATIYKNQNDLDNEIRVLEKAIIVYEEITIEDRLEGLPKLFRFKNRLEKAIETKKQLAKQKKAKLK, from the coding sequence ATGGAAATCAATGAAAATTTGCAGGCCGAACGCAATCTAAAAGGAGCTGAGTTCGAAAAAACAGGAGATTTTGAAAAAGCTATTGCTTTGTATGAAGAAAATGTAACTGAAGGTTTTAAAGGAAATCATCCTTATGATCGATTAGCTACAATATACAAAAACCAAAACGATTTGGATAATGAAATCCGCGTTTTAGAAAAAGCTATTATTGTTTACGAAGAAATCACGATCGAAGATCGATTAGAAGGACTTCCAAAACTTTTTCGTTTTAAAAACCGATTAGAAAAAGCAATTGAAACCAAAAAACAATTGGCTAAGCAAAAGAAAGCGAAATTGAAATAA
- a CDS encoding XAC2610-related protein yields the protein MKTKIYIITFIMLILSCGQTNEKKNKILDKKQPVVKTFEQREKDRLKKRAKIEKEEKIDSIRLDKVLSDALKIASLEIKQNKFQKKYKVRPDNEYDVEVEINIGDYFIKNNPQLIIRRLEPNNVHIDIYSKDGNKFKKVLSHKQWNLTYVNDTIRDINGDNLKDFVINWYGATGCCLKGFSDVYLLRNDKKTFSKNFEFINPTFSPREKIIRGVTYGHPGHTEMYKYKWNGETVDTLEYVYYETIENEKKTGKIVISKKRAYSKDKKNIKKLNSIPAEYKKIEGFDWFTGNFLK from the coding sequence ATGAAAACAAAGATTTACATAATAACATTCATAATGTTAATATTATCTTGTGGACAAACTAATGAGAAGAAAAACAAAATATTGGATAAAAAACAGCCTGTTGTAAAAACGTTTGAGCAAAGAGAAAAAGATCGTTTAAAGAAAAGAGCTAAAATTGAAAAAGAGGAAAAAATAGATAGCATAAGGTTAGATAAAGTTTTATCTGACGCTTTGAAAATAGCTTCTCTGGAAATCAAACAAAATAAATTTCAAAAGAAATATAAAGTTAGACCTGATAACGAATATGATGTTGAAGTTGAAATAAATATAGGTGATTATTTCATAAAAAATAATCCTCAACTTATTATCCGAAGATTAGAACCTAATAATGTACATATAGATATTTATTCTAAGGATGGAAATAAATTTAAAAAAGTTCTATCTCATAAACAATGGAATTTAACATACGTAAATGACACAATCAGAGATATTAATGGAGACAATTTAAAAGATTTTGTTATTAATTGGTATGGTGCAACTGGATGTTGCTTAAAAGGATTTAGCGATGTTTACTTGCTTAGAAATGATAAGAAAACATTTTCTAAAAATTTTGAATTTATCAATCCTACTTTCTCTCCTCGTGAAAAAATAATAAGAGGAGTTACTTATGGTCATCCTGGACATACTGAAATGTATAAATATAAATGGAATGGCGAGACAGTTGACACCTTAGAGTATGTCTATTATGAAACTATCGAGAATGAGAAAAAAACTGGAAAAATAGTTATTTCAAAAAAAAGAGCTTACAGCAAAGATAAAAAAAACATAAAAAAACTAAACTCAATACCTGCTGAATATAAAAAAATTGAAGGTTTTGATTGGTTTACTGGAAATTTCCTTAAATAG
- a CDS encoding GNAT family N-acetyltransferase: protein MINLNRTNSDDIDFINLVALLDQDLAIRDGDDHAFYNQFNKTDKIKRTIVYYENGVPVGCGAFREKESDKTEIKRMYVHPDYRKKGIASAVLNELEIWAKEVGYSYTILETGKNQPEAINLYQKLNYTIIPNYPPYEKMDNSVCMQKTL from the coding sequence ATGATTAACCTAAATCGTACAAATTCAGACGATATTGATTTTATCAATCTGGTTGCTTTATTAGATCAAGATTTGGCTATTAGAGACGGAGATGATCATGCGTTTTACAATCAGTTTAATAAAACCGATAAAATAAAACGCACAATTGTTTATTACGAAAACGGAGTTCCTGTTGGCTGTGGCGCTTTTCGTGAAAAAGAAAGTGACAAAACCGAAATCAAAAGAATGTATGTTCATCCTGATTATCGCAAAAAAGGAATTGCATCAGCGGTTTTAAACGAATTAGAAATCTGGGCTAAAGAAGTCGGTTATAGTTATACGATTCTCGAAACCGGAAAAAATCAGCCTGAAGCCATCAACTTATATCAAAAATTAAATTATACCATAATACCGAATTATCCGCCTTACGAGAAAATGGATAATAGTGTCTGCATGCAAAAGACTTTATAA
- a CDS encoding glycoside hydrolase family 3 protein, with translation MKMTAEALRQRIGQFFFPAVFINDTEENIQETERLIKEYNIGGLTFFHSRASAATNYESKQKIVFNDDSYEKIKALIVRYQKAASTPLLISIDAEWGLAMRIEKTPQYPYAITLGALPENKSNLVYEVGKQIGLDLKAAGIHYNLSPLADINNNPNNPVIGYRSFGENKEKVANFAVEYLKGMSEVGVLGCLKHFPGHGNTNVDSHLGLPVLKETLEELLENELYPFIKGIENNVDSIMIGHLAVPSLNEGKDTSATLSKGIIQDLLRDKLGYDGLVISDALNMHSVSKLYETKGQLEWEAFNAGNDVLCFAENVPEGIEAIYKNASPDRIFESYNRIMKAKEKAGILSGNTAVSGELNFEKTSQLNLEIAQNAITKIIDNGILDLAVEAQKNSKLAKLSLYKNTENTFFKTLNSKLPSPEFAFESLETSDISSINNELENFETIIVSLFVPKAKPLNNFEVNNEVFELLSNLLQTKKCIIYVFGNPYVLPLIPNLKKASGLIQAYQDFEEFQKTAGIQFLEKNSSNGILPVNIDIQ, from the coding sequence ATAAAAATGACAGCTGAAGCTCTACGACAAAGAATAGGACAATTTTTCTTTCCTGCAGTATTCATCAACGATACTGAAGAAAATATTCAAGAAACCGAACGTCTCATTAAAGAATATAATATTGGCGGACTTACCTTTTTCCATAGTCGTGCAAGCGCTGCCACAAATTACGAAAGCAAGCAAAAAATTGTTTTTAACGATGACAGTTACGAAAAAATCAAAGCGTTAATTGTTCGTTATCAAAAAGCTGCTTCCACTCCACTTTTAATTAGTATTGATGCCGAATGGGGTTTGGCAATGCGCATCGAGAAAACACCGCAATATCCGTATGCGATTACGCTTGGCGCTTTGCCGGAGAATAAATCAAATTTGGTTTACGAAGTGGGAAAACAAATTGGTTTGGATTTAAAAGCTGCTGGAATTCATTACAATTTGTCGCCTTTGGCAGATATCAATAATAATCCGAACAATCCGGTTATTGGCTATCGTTCTTTTGGTGAAAACAAAGAAAAAGTTGCCAATTTTGCTGTTGAATATCTAAAAGGAATGTCGGAAGTTGGCGTTTTGGGCTGTCTGAAACATTTTCCCGGACACGGAAATACCAATGTAGATTCGCATTTAGGATTACCGGTTTTAAAAGAAACTTTAGAGGAATTATTAGAAAACGAATTATATCCTTTCATCAAAGGAATCGAAAACAATGTCGACTCTATTATGATTGGACATTTGGCTGTTCCGAGTTTAAATGAAGGGAAAGATACTTCTGCAACATTATCAAAAGGGATAATTCAGGATCTTCTGCGTGACAAATTAGGTTACGACGGTTTAGTAATTTCTGATGCTTTAAACATGCACAGTGTTTCGAAATTGTACGAGACAAAAGGACAGTTAGAATGGGAAGCTTTCAATGCTGGAAATGATGTTTTATGTTTTGCCGAAAATGTTCCCGAAGGAATTGAAGCTATTTATAAAAATGCTTCGCCAGATCGTATTTTTGAAAGTTATAACAGAATCATGAAAGCGAAAGAAAAAGCAGGAATCCTTTCTGGAAATACTGCCGTTTCAGGCGAATTAAATTTCGAAAAAACATCTCAACTGAATCTTGAAATTGCTCAAAATGCAATTACGAAAATTATTGATAACGGAATTTTAGATTTAGCTGTTGAAGCTCAGAAAAACAGTAAATTAGCCAAACTCAGTTTGTATAAAAATACCGAAAATACATTTTTCAAAACTTTAAATTCAAAATTACCTTCACCTGAATTTGCTTTCGAAAGTTTAGAAACTTCGGATATTTCGTCTATTAACAATGAATTAGAAAATTTCGAAACGATAATTGTTTCATTATTTGTCCCAAAGGCAAAACCTTTGAATAATTTTGAAGTAAATAATGAAGTTTTTGAACTGCTTTCTAATCTTTTACAAACCAAAAAATGCATTATTTACGTTTTCGGAAATCCGTACGTTTTACCACTTATTCCAAATCTTAAAAAGGCTTCAGGATTAATTCAGGCTTATCAAGATTTTGAAGAATTTCAAAAAACAGCAGGAATTCAATTTTTAGAAAAAAATAGTTCCAATGGCATCTTACCTGTAAATATTGATATTCAATAG
- a CDS encoding peroxiredoxin, whose protein sequence is MSLVGKKFPSIAVDAISEMGDNLKINIFEEAVNNNKKVLLFWYPKDFTFVCPTELHAFQAALPEFEKRNTIVIGASCDTNEVHFAWLNTPKNNGGIEGVTYPILADTNRNLANILGILDIESTSYSEDTDSVIIEGSNVTYRATYLIDETGKIFHESVNDMPLGRNVNEYLRMVDAYTHIQTKGEVCPANWEAGKEAMSADRVSTAEYLSAN, encoded by the coding sequence ATGTCTTTAGTAGGAAAAAAATTCCCAAGTATTGCAGTAGATGCTATCTCTGAAATGGGTGACAATTTAAAAATCAACATTTTTGAAGAAGCAGTAAACAACAATAAAAAAGTACTTTTATTTTGGTACCCAAAAGATTTTACTTTTGTATGTCCAACTGAATTACACGCCTTTCAAGCTGCATTACCAGAATTTGAAAAAAGAAATACTATCGTAATTGGTGCTTCTTGTGACACAAACGAAGTTCACTTTGCTTGGTTAAATACTCCAAAAAACAATGGTGGAATCGAAGGTGTTACTTACCCAATCTTGGCTGATACAAACCGTAACTTAGCTAACATTTTAGGTATTCTTGATATCGAATCTACAAGCTACAGCGAAGATACAGATTCAGTTATCATCGAAGGTTCAAACGTAACTTACAGAGCTACTTACCTAATCGACGAAACTGGAAAAATTTTCCACGAAAGCGTAAACGATATGCCATTAGGACGTAACGTAAACGAATACTTAAGAATGGTTGATGCTTACACACACATCCAAACTAAAGGTGAAGTTTGTCCTGCTAACTGGGAAGCTGGTAAAGAAGCAATGTCTGCTGACAGAGTTAGTACTGCTGAATACTTAAGCGCAAACTAA
- a CDS encoding thioredoxin family protein: MLIDLNEDTLADLVAKNEKVVVQYSASWCGNCRIMKPKFKKLATENEAITFVLVDAENSPESRKLANVSNLPTFATFVNGQLVGETQTNKQEVLIDLVNAIV, from the coding sequence ATGTTAATCGACTTAAACGAAGATACGTTAGCAGATTTAGTTGCTAAAAACGAAAAAGTAGTAGTACAATATTCAGCTTCATGGTGTGGAAATTGCCGTATTATGAAACCAAAATTCAAAAAATTAGCAACAGAAAATGAAGCTATTACTTTTGTTTTGGTTGATGCAGAAAATTCTCCAGAATCAAGAAAATTAGCTAACGTAAGCAACTTGCCTACTTTCGCTACTTTCGTAAACGGACAATTAGTTGGCGAAACTCAAACCAACAAACAAGAAGTTTTAATCGATCTAGTGAACGCTATTGTTTAA
- a CDS encoding DUF6952 family protein — protein sequence MKLPVIKHLTQFIEENDQDYIIETIEVLEAMTEIPSLKDEELDVIGELISNMYGALEVQKLVAQGTDKKEALNTFMKRVLGSIDK from the coding sequence ATGAAATTACCAGTAATCAAACATTTAACACAATTCATTGAAGAAAACGATCAGGATTACATCATCGAAACGATCGAAGTTCTAGAAGCCATGACTGAAATTCCTTCTCTTAAAGACGAAGAATTGGACGTAATCGGCGAATTGATTTCAAATATGTACGGCGCCCTTGAAGTACAAAAATTGGTAGCTCAGGGAACAGACAAAAAAGAAGCTTTAAATACGTTTATGAAACGTGTTTTAGGATCTATCGATAAATAA
- the tpx gene encoding thiol peroxidase: MASITLGGNPVHTSGELPAVGSQLADFKLVQNDLSVASLSTFAGKKLVLNIFPSVDTGTCAASVRKFNESASGLENTTVLCISRDLPFAQKRFCGAEGLENVVNLSDFQTGAFGKANGLEIVDGPLAGLHSRVIIVVDANGKVLHTEQVAEIANEPNYEAALAAL; encoded by the coding sequence ATGGCATCAATCACATTAGGAGGAAATCCAGTTCATACATCAGGCGAATTACCAGCAGTTGGATCGCAATTAGCTGACTTTAAATTAGTTCAAAATGATTTATCAGTTGCTTCTTTAAGTACTTTCGCTGGTAAAAAATTAGTTTTAAATATTTTCCCAAGTGTTGATACAGGAACTTGTGCAGCATCTGTTAGAAAATTCAACGAAAGTGCAAGCGGATTAGAAAACACTACTGTTTTATGTATTTCTAGAGATTTACCTTTCGCACAAAAACGTTTTTGTGGCGCTGAAGGCTTAGAGAATGTTGTAAACTTATCAGATTTTCAAACTGGTGCTTTTGGTAAAGCAAACGGACTAGAAATCGTTGACGGACCTTTAGCAGGATTACACTCAAGAGTTATTATTGTTGTTGATGCTAATGGAAAAGTTCTTCATACAGAACAAGTTGCTGAAATTGCAAACGAACCAAATTACGAAGCCGCTTTAGCTGCACTATAA
- a CDS encoding diacylglycerol kinase, whose amino-acid sequence MEFQKDNTFVTGRLKSVTYAFKGAVKLIKTEHSVMVQFSLGIIMTIAGFYFHISQTEWLCQTLAIGLVLSIEGLNTAVEKIADFIHPDYSRRIGFIKDIAAGAVFFAAMTAIAIGLIIYIPKFI is encoded by the coding sequence ATGGAGTTTCAAAAAGACAATACTTTTGTTACAGGTCGCTTAAAAAGCGTTACATATGCTTTTAAAGGAGCTGTAAAATTAATAAAAACAGAACACAGCGTTATGGTTCAATTCTCATTGGGAATTATCATGACTATTGCTGGGTTCTATTTTCACATTTCACAAACCGAATGGCTGTGCCAAACATTAGCCATCGGTTTGGTTTTAAGCATTGAAGGATTAAATACAGCAGTTGAAAAAATTGCTGATTTTATTCATCCTGATTACAGCAGACGAATCGGATTTATTAAAGATATTGCTGCAGGAGCGGTATTTTTTGCCGCAATGACAGCAATTGCAATAGGTTTAATTATTTATATTCCAAAATTTATATAG
- a CDS encoding DNA translocase FtsK: MAKSKKETVDKKTESKTAGIRSWKLNKPQRFVLGCLLVLFSIALLVAFISFYVNGQWQTDQSSVNSLGDRTEEVENWLGKFGAYLADLIVYRGFGLASFIFVRLFFLTGLFLALELSTKKLKNTWFWDIFAIIIVSILFGFFATSAPELGGTIGYELNLFLQDYIGKTGTLLTLLFGLIVYLIFKIKVSPEKIQSYFDSTKKEFKSELNSIKTVQPAQQSQEEPESAYNLEEFAIEEDPELDNIHLKTVDTQFELNKEALKPTISHSSEIELNPILKPIQPPPTQITATPDEAFVIEKAEEEDIIEENLASRLVADFGLFDPTLDLSNYKFPTIDLLKEYSTGGITINQEELEENKNRIVDTLRNYKIEIAQIKATVGPSVTLYEIVPEAGIRISKIKSLEDDIALSLSALGIRIIAPIPGKGTIGIEVPNKNPTMVSMKSVIGAAKFQEAEMELPIALGKTISNETFVVDLAKMPHLLMAGATGQGKSVGLNAVLTSLLYKKHPAEVKFVLVDPKKVELTLFNKIERHYLAKLPDTEDAIITDNAKVVNTLNSLCTEMDNRYSLLKDAMVRNIKEYNEKFKSRKLNPEAGHRFLPYIVLVVDEFADLIMTAGKEVEVPIARLAQLARAIGIHLIIATQRPSVNVITGLIKANFPARIAFRVTSKIDSRTILDTQGADQLIGRGDLLYTNGNDVIRVQCAFIDTPEVEKITDFIGSQKAYATAYLLPEFVGEENGINLDVDISERDALFREAAEIIVNAQQGSASLLQRKLKLGYNRAGRLIDQLEAAGIVGPFEGSKARSVNISDLSALDQFFNNEQN, from the coding sequence ATGGCAAAAAGTAAAAAAGAAACTGTAGACAAAAAAACCGAATCAAAAACTGCAGGCATTAGATCCTGGAAACTAAACAAACCTCAAAGATTTGTTTTGGGATGCCTTTTGGTACTCTTTTCTATTGCATTGTTAGTCGCATTTATTTCATTTTATGTTAACGGACAATGGCAGACAGACCAAAGTTCGGTTAACAGTCTTGGCGATCGTACAGAAGAAGTAGAAAACTGGCTTGGGAAATTCGGGGCTTACCTTGCTGATTTGATTGTTTATAGAGGTTTCGGTCTTGCTTCTTTTATATTTGTCCGTTTATTTTTCCTTACCGGATTATTTCTGGCATTGGAACTTTCAACCAAAAAACTAAAAAACACTTGGTTTTGGGACATTTTTGCTATTATTATTGTTTCAATCCTATTTGGTTTTTTTGCCACTTCAGCTCCAGAATTAGGCGGAACTATTGGTTATGAATTAAATCTTTTTCTTCAAGATTACATCGGAAAAACAGGAACTTTACTAACACTGCTTTTCGGATTAATTGTTTATTTAATCTTTAAGATAAAAGTTTCTCCAGAAAAAATTCAGTCTTATTTTGATTCTACTAAAAAAGAATTCAAATCAGAATTAAATTCTATTAAAACTGTTCAGCCAGCACAACAATCACAAGAAGAACCTGAAAGTGCTTATAATCTGGAAGAATTTGCGATTGAAGAAGATCCTGAATTAGACAACATCCATCTAAAAACAGTTGACACACAATTCGAACTCAATAAAGAAGCTTTAAAACCAACAATTTCTCATTCATCTGAAATTGAATTAAATCCGATTTTAAAACCAATTCAGCCGCCGCCAACGCAAATTACAGCCACTCCAGACGAGGCTTTTGTCATTGAAAAGGCAGAAGAAGAAGATATTATTGAAGAAAACCTGGCTTCTCGCCTAGTTGCTGATTTCGGATTATTTGATCCAACTTTGGATTTATCGAATTATAAATTCCCAACCATCGATTTGTTAAAAGAATATTCGACTGGAGGAATTACGATCAATCAAGAAGAATTAGAAGAAAATAAAAACAGAATTGTAGACACACTTCGTAACTACAAAATTGAAATTGCACAGATTAAAGCAACCGTTGGTCCATCGGTAACTTTGTATGAAATTGTTCCAGAAGCTGGAATCAGAATTTCCAAAATTAAGAGTTTAGAAGATGATATTGCGTTATCATTATCAGCATTAGGAATTCGTATTATTGCGCCAATTCCAGGAAAAGGTACTATCGGTATTGAGGTTCCAAACAAAAACCCAACTATGGTTTCCATGAAAAGCGTTATTGGAGCAGCTAAATTCCAAGAAGCTGAAATGGAACTTCCAATTGCTTTAGGAAAAACTATTTCTAATGAAACTTTTGTGGTCGATTTAGCCAAAATGCCTCACTTATTAATGGCGGGTGCTACTGGACAAGGTAAATCGGTTGGATTAAATGCGGTTTTAACTTCGCTTTTATACAAAAAACATCCTGCAGAAGTAAAATTCGTTTTAGTCGACCCGAAAAAAGTAGAACTTACGCTTTTCAATAAAATAGAAAGACATTATTTAGCCAAACTTCCTGATACAGAAGATGCTATTATTACTGATAATGCAAAAGTAGTTAATACCTTAAATTCGCTTTGTACCGAAATGGACAATCGTTATTCTTTATTAAAAGATGCGATGGTTCGTAATATTAAAGAGTACAACGAAAAATTCAAATCCAGAAAATTAAATCCAGAAGCCGGCCACCGATTTTTACCATACATTGTTCTGGTTGTCGACGAGTTTGCCGATTTAATTATGACTGCTGGAAAAGAAGTCGAAGTTCCTATTGCGCGTCTTGCGCAGTTAGCCCGTGCAATTGGTATTCACTTAATTATTGCTACACAAAGACCTTCTGTAAACGTTATTACAGGTTTAATTAAAGCGAATTTCCCTGCCAGAATTGCTTTTAGAGTAACTTCTAAAATTGACTCAAGAACCATTTTGGACACACAAGGAGCCGATCAGTTAATTGGACGAGGAGATTTATTATATACAAACGGAAACGACGTTATTCGTGTGCAGTGTGCTTTTATTGACACGCCTGAGGTTGAAAAAATTACAGATTTTATTGGTTCACAAAAGGCATATGCCACAGCTTATTTGCTTCCAGAGTTCGTTGGAGAAGAAAATGGCATCAATCTTGATGTGGATATTTCCGAAAGAGATGCCTTATTTAGAGAAGCGGCTGAAATTATTGTCAACGCACAGCAAGGTTCTGCTTCATTACTGCAGAGAAAATTAAAATTAGGATACAACAGAGCCGGTCGTTTGATCGATCAGCTGGAAGCAGCAGGAATTGTTGGTCCATTCGAAGGCAGTAAAGCCAGAAGCGTGAATATTTCAGATTTAAGTGCTCTTGATCAATTTTTTAATAATGAACAAAATTAA
- a CDS encoding LolA family protein has translation MRTKIQEIKNNSITNMTKKCFQIALLFLLSFTSIHAQDKKAKDLLNEVTAKIKSYDNIVIDFKYSLNNAKENINQDSKGNVTMKGNQYVLNFMGVTKIFDGQKTYTIVPEDEEVTVSKVNEKDDNAITPSKMLTFFNSGYKYTMDIVQNVKGRKIQYIKLVPTTGKDQRKEILLGIDVQTKHIYNLIETGKNGTKTTLTVNSFKTNQPLSKNQFTFVASKYPKYYINKLD, from the coding sequence ATGAGAACAAAAATTCAGGAAATCAAAAACAATTCTATCACTAACATGACTAAAAAGTGTTTTCAAATAGCTCTTTTATTCCTTTTGAGCTTCACTTCTATTCACGCTCAGGATAAAAAAGCGAAGGATTTATTGAACGAAGTAACTGCAAAAATAAAGAGCTACGATAATATTGTTATCGATTTTAAGTATTCTCTAAACAATGCAAAAGAGAATATCAATCAAGACAGTAAAGGAAATGTAACAATGAAAGGAAATCAATATGTATTGAATTTCATGGGTGTTACTAAAATTTTCGACGGACAAAAAACTTATACTATTGTACCGGAAGATGAAGAAGTTACTGTTTCTAAAGTAAACGAAAAAGACGATAACGCCATTACACCGTCTAAAATGCTTACCTTTTTTAATTCAGGATACAAATACACTATGGATATTGTGCAAAACGTTAAAGGAAGAAAGATTCAATATATCAAATTAGTACCTACAACTGGAAAAGACCAAAGAAAAGAAATTTTGTTAGGTATTGACGTTCAGACAAAACACATCTACAATTTGATTGAAACTGGAAAAAACGGAACAAAAACAACTTTAACCGTTAATTCTTTTAAAACCAATCAGCCATTATCAAAAAATCAATTTACCTTTGTAGCGAGTAAATACCCAAAATACTACATTAATAAATTAGATTAA